A DNA window from Mycolicibacter hiberniae contains the following coding sequences:
- the ctaJ gene encoding aa3-type cytochrome oxidase subunit CtaJ codes for MFALLAARTLTQKGPRAATYQMGDRWTHPPILWAATDEAVGGGHGHGKSEFSVGGGASGNW; via the coding sequence ATGTTCGCACTGCTTGCCGCCCGGACCCTGACGCAGAAGGGGCCGCGCGCGGCCACCTATCAGATGGGCGATCGGTGGACGCATCCGCCGATCCTGTGGGCGGCGACCGACGAGGCCGTCGGCGGCGGGCATGGCCATGGCAAATCGGAATTCAGCGTGGGGGGTGGAGCCAGTGGCAACTGGTGA
- a CDS encoding DUF5130 family protein — protein MATGEVTTIDPADLPYGSVITTSGRVSGVTEPGEVSTHYPFPVKQLVALDDALTYASRATGARFATYIGDLGADTAARAREILAKVPTPNDAVLIAVSPDQKAIEVVYGAGVAGRIAPAAAPQGVAAAAAAFRDGHLIDGLVSAVQVISAGVTPA, from the coding sequence GTGGCAACTGGTGAAGTCACGACTATCGACCCGGCGGACCTGCCGTACGGTTCGGTGATCACCACCAGCGGCCGGGTCTCGGGCGTCACCGAGCCCGGCGAGGTGTCGACGCACTACCCGTTCCCGGTCAAGCAGCTGGTGGCCCTCGACGACGCACTGACCTACGCGTCGCGGGCGACCGGTGCCCGGTTCGCCACCTACATCGGCGATCTGGGTGCTGACACCGCCGCCCGGGCCCGCGAGATCCTCGCGAAGGTGCCCACTCCCAACGACGCGGTGCTGATCGCGGTCTCGCCGGACCAGAAGGCCATCGAGGTGGTCTACGGTGCCGGTGTGGCCGGCCGGATCGCCCCGGCCGCGGCCCCGCAGGGCGTGGCAGCGGCGGCTGCGGCATTCCGGGACGGCCACCTGATCGACGGTCTGGTGAGCGCCGTTCAGGTGATCAGCGCCGGAGTCACCCCGGCCTAG